One Aegilops tauschii subsp. strangulata cultivar AL8/78 chromosome 7, Aet v6.0, whole genome shotgun sequence genomic window carries:
- the LOC109773371 gene encoding myb family transcription factor MPH1, whose product MRGFERRGVRQYNRSDDPRMRWTEELHRQFIEAVDCLGGQDEATPKRILQLMGAKGVSISHVKSHLQMYRSSFSNTNSNGGPPNASVDRCRGHRAVDTSWNGHGNDMAAASDRIDASSCTVPPRGCRSSPPYQIPMIEGVFRSWEQSRGRLPWNSIMPSEKATGSARHADSRTHQKNRQPTPGCDLTLSIGRCEEEAMVASSDTDVSSMTTEESAAVPARDRGADYHRRSDTAGLNLDLNLDLAVSSSWL is encoded by the exons ATGAGAGGGTTCGAGAGGAGAGGCGTCCGGCAGTACAATCGGTCGGACGACCCGCGGATGCGGTGGACGGAGGAGCTGCACCGGCAGTTCATCGAGGCCGTCGACTGCCTCGGCGGCCAGGACG AGGCAACGCCGAAGCGAATTCTTCAGCTGATGGGCGCCAAGGGAGTCAGCATATCTCACGTCAAGAGCCATCTCCAGATGTACAGATCAAGCTTTAGCAACACCAACAGCAACGGTGGTCCACCCAATGCATCTGTGGATCGCTGTCGGGGTCACCGTGCCGTCGACACGTCGTGGAATGGCCATGGGAACGACATGGCGGCGGCTTCGGATAGAATCGACGCTTCTTCTTGCACCGTGCCTCCTCGCGGCTGCCGCTCGTCTCCACCGTACCAAAT TCCGATGATCGAGGGAGTTTTCAGGAGCTGGGAGCAGAGTAGAGGGAGGCTGCCATGGAACTCCATCATGCCATCAGAGAAG GCGACCGGTTCGGCGCGTCATGCTGACAGCAGAACACATCAGAAGAATCGGCAGCCGACGCCAGGATGTGACCTGACGCTGTCGATCGGCCGGTGCGAGGAGGAGGCCATGGTCGCAAGCAGCGACACCGACGTCTCGAGCATGACCACCGAGGAGTCGGCCGCCGTGCCGGCGAGGGATCGAGGAGCCGACTACCACCGCCGCTCAGACACTGCTGGTCTGAACCTTGACCTGAACCTCGATCTCGCCGTCTCATCTTCTTGGCTCTGA